In Chryseobacterium sp. C-71, the genomic window AATACAAAGATCAGATTCCTGCAAATCCCAGCATCAGCTATACTTTAAATCATTGTAAAACAAATACCACAATAGAATTTCTGGCTGATGAATTATTTTCAGTTCAGACTTTTTTGTCGGGAAATGAAGAAGTGAAATTTGCTGAGAAAATCGAAAAATATTTTAGAAATATTGAGAAATATCTTCCATGGATTTTAAAAGGAAAATACATCATCAAAACAGAAAATACATTTCCTCATAGTTCAGGAATTGCGAGTTCAGCTTCAGGTTTTGGAGCAATTGCAAAATGTTTAATGAAGTTAGATGAAGTGTTTTCAGGAAATAATTCTGAACAAGAATCTTTACAAAAAGCATCATTTCTTGCCAGATTAGGAAGTGGAAGTGCATGCAGAAGCCTTTACGACGGATTGGTTGTTTGGGGTGAAACTGATGTGGTTGATGGTAGTTCAGATTTGTTTGCCGTAAAATATTCTGACAATGAAATTCATCCAATATTCAAAGATTTTAATGATTGGGTTTTATTGATTCATGAA contains:
- a CDS encoding diphosphomevalonate/mevalonate 3,5-bisphosphate decarboxylase family protein translates to MTTQDFLGKETFSIQSTTVSESCPSNIALIKYWGKYKDQIPANPSISYTLNHCKTNTTIEFLADELFSVQTFLSGNEEVKFAEKIEKYFRNIEKYLPWILKGKYIIKTENTFPHSSGIASSASGFGAIAKCLMKLDEVFSGNNSEQESLQKASFLARLGSGSACRSLYDGLVVWGETDVVDGSSDLFAVKYSDNEIHPIFKDFNDWVLLIHEGVKSVSSTVGHGLMNTNPYAERRFQEARENFVPMKEILKNGDMNAFIKLVEHEALTLHAMMMISDPAFILMKTGTLEVINKIWDFRRETELPLFFTLDAGANVHLLFPNDGSEEKIKTFIEAELLQHTQKNGVVKDVMKF